One Prosthecobacter algae DNA segment encodes these proteins:
- a CDS encoding sugar kinase: protein MSRQPFYDVLSLGEVLLRLDPGEGRVRTSRQFTTWEGGGEYNVARGARRCFGLRTGILTAFADNEIGRLIEDLILQGGVDTNLIKWVPYDGMGKRVRNPINFTERGFGVRGAKGSVDRGHSAASQLKPGDFDFDHLFGTLGCRWLHTGGIFAGLSESTAELTIQACEAAKRHGVTVSYDLNYRPSLWQERGGFPAAQALNRQLAPYIDVMFGVLSDEPPVASAVPTDPNDIFAGEEAKLRPAILKLVAEYPNLKTVAATLRRVHTASINDWGSLCYHEGNFYRSRNYPRFDILDRIGAGDSFVAGLVAGMLLENDAQKATDYGAAHGALAMTTPGDTSMATLIEVQKLAEGGDAKVQR, encoded by the coding sequence ATGTCCCGCCAACCGTTCTACGATGTTCTCTCCCTCGGTGAAGTTCTTTTGCGCCTGGATCCCGGTGAGGGGAGGGTACGCACCTCCCGCCAGTTCACGACCTGGGAAGGCGGCGGCGAGTACAATGTGGCCCGCGGGGCGCGGCGCTGCTTTGGCTTGCGCACGGGTATCCTGACGGCCTTCGCCGACAATGAGATCGGTCGCCTGATTGAGGATCTCATCCTCCAGGGCGGGGTGGATACGAACCTCATCAAATGGGTGCCCTATGACGGCATGGGCAAGCGCGTGCGCAACCCCATCAATTTCACCGAGCGCGGCTTTGGCGTGCGCGGGGCCAAGGGCAGTGTGGACCGTGGCCACAGCGCGGCCTCCCAGCTCAAGCCGGGCGACTTTGACTTTGACCACCTCTTTGGCACCCTGGGCTGCCGCTGGCTGCACACGGGCGGCATTTTCGCCGGGCTTTCCGAGTCCACGGCCGAGCTGACCATCCAGGCCTGCGAGGCAGCCAAACGCCACGGCGTGACCGTGAGCTATGACCTGAACTACCGCCCGTCCCTCTGGCAGGAGCGTGGCGGCTTCCCGGCGGCGCAGGCGCTGAACCGCCAACTAGCCCCTTACATTGATGTGATGTTCGGCGTGCTGAGTGATGAACCGCCAGTCGCCAGCGCAGTGCCTACCGACCCGAACGACATCTTCGCCGGGGAAGAGGCCAAGCTGCGCCCCGCCATCCTGAAACTGGTGGCCGAGTATCCAAATCTCAAAACCGTGGCCGCCACCCTACGCCGCGTGCACACCGCCAGCATCAATGACTGGGGTTCTCTCTGCTACCACGAAGGCAACTTTTACCGCAGCCGCAACTACCCCCGCTTCGACATCTTGGACCGCATCGGTGCCGGGGACAGTTTTGTCGCAGGTCTCGTCGCGGGGATGCTATTAGAAAACGATGCGCAGAAGGCCACCGACTACGGTGCCGCCCACGGTGCGCTGGCCATGACCACCCCTGGAGACACCAGCATGGCCACCCTCATTGAAGTGCAGAAGCTGGCCGAAGGTGGCGATGCGAAGGTGCAACGATAA